The following are encoded together in the Lathyrus oleraceus cultivar Zhongwan6 chromosome 3, CAAS_Psat_ZW6_1.0, whole genome shotgun sequence genome:
- the LOC127130268 gene encoding long chain acyl-CoA synthetase 6, peroxisomal-like, giving the protein MVDGVVDGKPEVAESEKGLKNVDTDITNIAGTSRMTRSGRIYTPNFDVNPQEPTRGAANINPTPERGGAQPAVQTDEAKVKDPVEKTSLSFASLKSAKSAVEGGGPAGWGQVINVNEKNDRFGLGCIDEGYRLSGHGGSPSPCCEIKLVDVPEMNYTSDDQPNPCGEFCIRGPIIFQGYYKDEVQTREVIDEEGWLHTGDIGIWIVGGRLKIIDRKKNNFKMAQGGYIAPEKIENVYVKCNFVAQCFIYGDSFNSSLVAVVSVDPDVMKAWAASQGIVHKDLTQLCNNPKQAPFVHLQQTIINITTVQQPTAAKC; this is encoded by the exons ATGGTAGATGGAGTGGTAGATGGAAAGCCCGAAGTTGCTGAAAGTGAGAAAGGTTTGAAGAATGTTGACACTGACATCACCAACATCGCGGGAACAAGCAGgatgacccgtagtggtcggatttatactcccaatTTTGATGTGAACCCTCAAGAGCCAACAAGGGGAGCTGCAAATATAAATCCTACCCCAGAACGTGGAGGGGCACAGCCGGCTgtgcaaacagatgaagcaa AGGTTAAGGATCCTGTTGAGAAAACCAGTTTGTCATTCGCCTCTTTGAAGAGTGCAAAGTCAGCAGTTGAAGgtggaggccctgcaggttgggggcaagtTATCAACGTCAATGAGAAAAACGACCGTTTTGGTTTAgg CTGCATTGATGAGGGATACAGACTTAGTGGTCACGGTGGCTCCCCAAGTCCATGCTGTGAGATAAAACTTGTAGATGTTCCGGAAATGAACTATACATCTGATGATCAGCCGAACCCCTGTGGTGAATTTTGCATCAGGGGTCCCATTATTTTTCAAGGATATTACAAAGATGAAGTTCAAACGAGAGAAGTCATTGACGAAGAGGGATGGCTGCATACCGGAGATATTGGAATATGGATAGTTGGCGGTCGTCTCAAAATCATTGATAGGAAGAAGAATAACTTTAAGATGGCACAAGGCGGGTACATTGCTCCAGAGAAGATAGAAAATGTATATGTCAAATGCAATTTTGTGGCACAGTGCTTTATATACGGCGACAGCTTTAATTCTTCTTTGGTAGCTGTTGTCTCGGTGGATCCCGATGTCATGAAAGCATGGGCTGCTTCACAAGGCATAGTGCATAAAGATTTAACACAACTTTGTAATAATCCAAAGCAAGCACCATTTGTTCACCTGCAACAAACAATAATTAATATAACAACAGTACAACAACCAACAGCAGCAAAATGCTAA